From Dietzia sp. ANT_WB102, a single genomic window includes:
- a CDS encoding bifunctional FO biosynthesis protein CofGH codes for MDHAPTPADPEPTASAMRRALRRASDGLTLDVTEAAVLLAARGGDLVRLTSLSAARRDARLTDEGRPGVVTYSRKVFVPLTRLCRDRCHYCTFVTVPGKLRAAGEGMFLDPDEVIELCRRGAEAGCKEALFTLGDRPEDRWPEAQEWLESRGYSSTLDYVRAMAIRVLEETGLLPHLNPGVMSWAELSTLKPVAPSMGMMLETTATRLFTTPGECHYGSPDKDPAVRLRTLTDAGRLAVPFTTGILVGIGESRTERAQSLLALAGLAREFGHLQEVIVQNFRAKPDTAMRAADDADTDEFLAAIAVARLVLDSRVAVQAPPNLVDRRDVVALIDAGVDDLGGISPLTPDHVNPERPWPHLDELRADLAARGWTLTERLTAHPRYVGAGDAWIDPRVAGHVRALADPSTGLAAVGDDDEVLQPQGRPWQEPDDDWDSSGRTDLHTAIDSVGRNTDTRSDIGEAFGNWDVIRARAAELGAAALTPERADSDVVAALRAAESDPAALTDEQYLALATATGDGLAAVAGLADRLRADVVGETVTYVVNRNINFSNICYTGCRFCAFAQRKGDADAFSLSAAEVADRAYEAYVSGASEVCMQGGIDPDLPVSGYADLVRAVKERVPSMHVHAFSPMEISNGASRSGVGVREWLTELRAAGLDTIPGTAAEILDDEVRWVLTKGKLPAAEWIDIVTTAHEVGLRSSSTMMYGHVDTPQHWVAHLRTLRGIQDRTGGFTEFVPLPFVHRSAPLYLAGASRPGPTREENVAVHALARIMLHGSIDHVQTSWVKLGVAGTRTMLSSGADDLGGTLMEETISRMAGAENGSAKTPEEIEEIATGIGRPVRRRNTVYGSAPRPIGVTVVT; via the coding sequence CGGTACTGCTCGCAGCCCGGGGTGGTGACCTGGTGCGCCTGACCTCCCTCTCCGCCGCTCGCCGGGACGCCCGCCTGACTGACGAGGGCCGCCCAGGGGTGGTGACCTACTCGCGCAAGGTCTTCGTCCCGCTGACGCGACTGTGCCGGGACCGCTGCCACTACTGCACGTTTGTCACCGTGCCGGGCAAGCTCCGCGCCGCGGGCGAGGGAATGTTCCTCGACCCCGACGAGGTCATCGAGCTGTGCCGGCGTGGCGCGGAGGCCGGGTGTAAGGAGGCGCTGTTCACGCTAGGCGACCGGCCCGAGGACCGTTGGCCCGAAGCGCAGGAATGGCTCGAGTCCCGCGGCTACTCATCGACGCTGGACTACGTGCGCGCCATGGCCATCCGCGTGCTGGAGGAGACCGGGCTACTTCCGCACCTCAACCCCGGGGTGATGAGCTGGGCCGAACTGTCCACGCTCAAGCCGGTCGCCCCGTCGATGGGGATGATGCTCGAGACCACCGCCACGCGGCTGTTCACCACCCCGGGCGAGTGCCACTACGGCAGCCCGGACAAGGACCCGGCCGTGCGGTTGCGCACCCTCACCGACGCCGGGCGCCTCGCCGTGCCGTTCACCACCGGGATTCTGGTCGGGATCGGGGAGAGCCGCACCGAGCGTGCGCAGAGTCTGCTCGCGCTGGCCGGACTCGCCCGCGAGTTCGGACACCTGCAGGAGGTGATCGTCCAGAACTTTCGCGCCAAGCCCGACACTGCCATGCGTGCGGCGGACGACGCGGACACCGACGAGTTCCTCGCCGCGATCGCCGTCGCGCGCCTGGTGCTCGACTCGCGCGTGGCCGTGCAGGCCCCGCCCAACCTGGTCGACCGCCGCGACGTTGTGGCACTCATCGATGCCGGGGTGGACGACCTGGGGGGGATCTCGCCGCTCACCCCGGACCACGTCAACCCCGAGCGGCCGTGGCCGCACCTGGACGAACTCCGCGCCGACCTTGCCGCGCGCGGGTGGACGCTCACCGAACGCCTCACCGCGCACCCCCGCTACGTCGGTGCGGGCGACGCATGGATCGACCCCAGGGTGGCGGGCCACGTCCGCGCATTGGCGGACCCGTCGACCGGGCTCGCTGCGGTGGGGGACGACGACGAAGTGCTGCAGCCACAGGGACGACCCTGGCAGGAACCCGACGACGACTGGGACTCGAGCGGACGGACCGATCTGCACACCGCGATCGACTCTGTGGGCCGCAACACCGACACCCGGTCGGACATCGGCGAGGCCTTCGGCAACTGGGACGTCATCCGGGCCCGCGCGGCGGAATTAGGGGCGGCCGCTCTGACGCCGGAACGTGCGGACTCCGACGTGGTGGCTGCGCTGCGGGCCGCGGAATCCGATCCAGCCGCGCTCACCGATGAGCAGTACCTCGCGCTGGCCACCGCCACCGGAGACGGGCTGGCGGCCGTGGCGGGGCTTGCCGACCGGCTCCGCGCCGACGTGGTGGGGGAGACGGTGACCTACGTGGTCAACCGCAACATCAACTTCTCGAACATCTGTTACACCGGCTGTCGATTCTGTGCATTCGCCCAGCGCAAGGGCGATGCGGACGCGTTTTCGCTCTCCGCCGCGGAGGTCGCCGACCGTGCCTACGAGGCGTACGTGTCCGGTGCATCCGAGGTGTGCATGCAGGGAGGCATCGATCCGGACCTCCCGGTGTCCGGGTACGCCGACCTCGTCCGCGCGGTCAAGGAGCGGGTCCCGTCCATGCACGTGCACGCGTTCAGCCCGATGGAGATCTCCAATGGCGCGTCGCGGTCCGGTGTCGGCGTCCGGGAATGGCTCACGGAGCTCCGCGCGGCGGGACTGGACACCATTCCCGGCACCGCCGCGGAGATCCTCGACGACGAGGTCCGCTGGGTCTTGACCAAGGGAAAACTGCCGGCCGCCGAGTGGATCGACATCGTCACCACCGCCCACGAGGTGGGCCTACGGTCAAGTTCTACGATGATGTACGGCCATGTCGACACCCCGCAGCACTGGGTGGCGCACCTGCGGACCCTTCGCGGGATCCAGGATCGGACCGGCGGGTTCACCGAGTTCGTCCCGCTGCCGTTCGTGCACCGCAGCGCGCCCCTGTACCTTGCCGGTGCATCCCGTCCCGGACCGACCCGTGAGGAGAACGTCGCCGTCCACGCTCTGGCCCGGATCATGCTCCATGGCTCGATTGACCACGTGCAGACCAGCTGGGTCAAACTCGGGGTTGCAGGGACACGGACGATGCTGAGTTCCGGTGCCGATGATCTGGGCGGAACCCTGATGGAGGAGACCATCTCGCGGATGGCCGGCGCGGAGAACGGCTCCGCGAAAACGCCGGAGGAGATCGAGGAGATCGCCACCGGGATCGGGCGGCCCGTCCGTCGACGCAACACCGTCTACGGATCCGCGCCCCGACCCATCGGAGTGACTGTCGTCACATAG
- the fdxA gene encoding ferredoxin: MTYTIAEPCVDVMDKSCVEECPVDCIYEGGRMLYIHPDECVDCGACEPVCPVEAIFYEDDVPDEWTEYNAANADFFVELGSPGGAAKVGKVDYDVPMVKALPPMNQE; encoded by the coding sequence GTGACCTACACGATCGCCGAGCCGTGCGTCGACGTGATGGACAAGTCCTGCGTCGAGGAATGTCCTGTCGACTGCATCTACGAGGGTGGGCGGATGCTGTACATCCACCCTGACGAGTGTGTCGACTGTGGAGCGTGTGAGCCTGTCTGTCCCGTGGAGGCCATCTTCTACGAGGACGACGTCCCGGATGAGTGGACCGAGTACAACGCCGCGAACGCCGACTTCTTCGTCGAGCTGGGATCGCCGGGCGGAGCGGCGAAGGTCGGCAAGGTCGACTACGACGTGCCGATGGTCAAGGCG